The genome window CCTGATCCAGAGCTTCCTGACGGATGGTGTCCACGTATCGGAGCAGCCCTTCTTCCTCAAGCCACAGCAGGGCCCCGAAACAGGCCATATGCCGTTTGCTGTGTAGCCCGAATTCATCCGGTTCGTCCGGGCCTGCTATATCCTCGACGAACAGGTTTACCCTTCTTGGAAAGGCCCCATAGAGCTGCACCAGTGCAATGGCAACATCTTTATAAAACTCCTCGACGTGAATGTCCGCCATGAAAACTCCGTTACTGCTGATAATTGCCCAGGAAATGTCCAAGCCGCGACATGGCGTCTTCGAGGGTATCCTCCCTGGGCAGGAACACAACGCGCAGGTGCTGCTTGTCGTCGATATTAAAAGCCGAGCCCTGCACCAGCAGAATCTTCTCCTGGATCAGAAGATCCAGCACGAGCTTCTCGTCATTGGCGATCGGGAATTTCTTCGGGTCCAGTTTCGGGAAAAGGTAAAGTGCGCCCTGTGGTTTGACGCAACTAACACCGGGAATATCGTTCAACATCCGCCAGGCCGTCTCGCGCTGTTCAAATAGCCGTCCGCCCGGGGCCACCAGGTCATTAATGGACTGGTATCCACCGAGTGCGGTCTGAATGGCAAGCTGGGCGGGAACGTTGGCGCACAGGCGCATGTTGGAAAGCATTTCAATACCCTCCATCAGGTCTGTTGCCCGATGCTTGGCGCCACTGATGATCATCCAGCCAGAGCGGTACCCGGCCGCCCGATAGTTCTTTGAAAGGCCATTGTAGGTAAAAAAGAGCACGTCATCCGCCAAAGACGCGGTAGACACATGGGTGGTGCCATCGTAAAGAATCTTGTCGTAGATCTCGTCCGACAAAACGATGAGGTTGTGTTGACGGGCCAGTTCGATGACCTGTTCAAGCAACTCCGTGGAATAGACAGCGCCCGTGGGGTTATTCGGGTTGATCAGAACGATGGCCCGGGTGCGTCGGGTGATTTTCTTGCGGATGTCATCGATATCAGGGAACCAGTCCTGCTGTTCGTCACATCGATAGTGCACCGGCTTGCCACTGGATAGGGTCACGGCTGCGGTCCAGAGGGGGTAATCCGGTGCCGGGATCAGGACTTCATCGCCGGTATTCAGCATCGCCTGCATGGTCATCACGATCAGTTCGCTGACGCCGTTGCCGAGGAAAATATCATCGATATCGACCTTGTCGATACCACGCTGCTGACAATAGTGCATCACGGCCTTACGGGCAGAAAACAGGCCTTTGGATTCAACATAGCCCTGAGCCTGGTGCATGTTGTAGATGACGTCCTGCTGAATTTCTTCCGGAACATCCAGTTCAAACGCGGCAGGGTTGCCGATATTGAGTTTGAGTACCCGGTGGCCTTCCTCTTCGAGGCGACGCGCTTCCCGCAGAACTACGCCACGTATTTCGTAACACACGTTATCCAGCTTGGCGGATTTGTAGTAGTTCTGCATAAGACCCGGGTTTCCTTCATCTGAGTGCGGAAAATAAGATTTGCCGTAGGGCAGGCCTTTATTCTAGCGGAGCGAAGGGCGCGGGCAACAGGGTAATTATGATGAATTGTGGCGTAGTCAGGGATATTTAGCGGGCAAAGCTGAAGTCAATTTTCAGATAGCTCCTCTCAGGGACCGGAAAGTCGTGTATTTCCCAAAAGAGTTGTGCACAATATAAATGTGCAAAATACAAAATACAGAAAAATGGAGAGCTGCCGTGTCTGAACAAAGCATTTACGATTTCACCGTGAGCGATATCAAGGGCAATGAAAAAAGCATGGCCGACTATCAGGGCAAAGTACTTCTGATCGTCAATACTGCAAGCAAATGTGGGTTCACACCCCAGCTTGAAGGGTTGCAGGGCCTGCATGCCGAGCTGGGCGACCGTGGTCTGGAGGTACTGGGTTTTCCCTGTAATCAGTTTATGAACCAGGATCCGGGCAATAATGATTCAATCAGTGAGTTCTGCAGCCTCAATTACGGTGTAGATTTCCCGATGTTCTCGAAGATTGAGGTCAATGGGGATGGCGCTCACCCGCTCTTCCAGTTTTTGAAAAAAGAAGCGAAGGGGGTGATGGGATCCGAGAAGGTTAAATGGAACTTCACCAAGTTTCTGATTGGCCGGGATGGAAAAGTGATTCGTCGTTATCCGCCGACAGCCAAGCCGCAGGACATTCGAAAAGACATCGAGAACTTACTGTAATCATGGATGCCTCAAATGATCTGCTGGCTCTGGATAACCAGATCTGTTTTGCCCTTTATGCGGCGAGCAGGGAAATAACTGCGCGTTATCGCCCACTGCTGGCAGATCTTGAGCTGACCTATCCCCAGTATCTGGTGATGCTTGTGCTCTGGGAGCAGGAACTTGCGGGGAATGTCACTCGCGTTTCGAGCCTGGGGAAACGGCTGCGCCTTGATTCAGGCACGCTGACGCCCTTGCTTAAGAGACTGGCTGATCGTGGGCTGGTTCTCAGGCAGAGAAGCACTGAGGATGAACGCGTGGTGACGCTGTCGCTCACCGAATCGGGTCGAGCCTTGCGGGCAAAAGCTGAGGCCGTGCCGGGGCGACTTTTGTGTGGGCTTCGGATTGCCCCTGAACGTCTGCTGGCTCTCCGGAAGGAGCTTAAGGCCGTGCTTATGGCTTTGGAGGAAGAAGGGGAGCCCAGCGGTTGATGGCTGATTTCAGCTCCTCACGGTTGTAAGGTTTGGTGATGTAGTCATTCATCCCGGATGCAATACAGTCCTCCCTGTCACCCTGCATAACGTTGGCAGTCACTGCGATAACGGGCAGGTCCTGCCAGTCTTTGTTCTCGCGGATTTTGCGGGTTGCTTCGTAACCGTCCATCACGGGCATCTGGCAATCCATCAGAACCAGGTCATAGCCCTTGATCTTCAGGGCCTCAAGGGCTCTCTGGCCGTTCTCGGCATGATCGACCTGGTGCCCCAGCTTTTTCAGAAGGCTGCTGGCAACGAGTTGATTAACCTGATTATCTTCCACAAGCAGGATGTTTAGCGAACGAGAGGGCAGTTCTTTGGTGGTTTTCTGTGCCTCTCGATCTTTGGGCTCCTTCGGGGTGATTCCGGCGGCCAGACACAGACAGCGGTGCAGTTCACTTCTGCGCAACGGGAGTGAAAGTACCTGCTGACCCGGTTTTCCGGGGCTGACAGTACCTGTGCGGTCAGCCAGGATGACACCTTGTCCGGTCCAGGCATTGGCGAACGCTATCGCTTCATGATCTTCGGCAGTCGCCGCAACCACCAGAATGCCTTCCGGGTACCTGCTTGCGCCCCGGACCGGGATATCCCATGCCCTCAGTTGTGACTCAATGGCGAGCCTGTGAGGGTTGTTGGGTGGAATGGACATGGCCACGCCGGTATCCCGAAGCCTGGCTGCGAAGTCGGGCAGACCTTGTGAACCGCTATCGTCATGGAGCGGAAGGGGAAGGGTTACGGTAAAGTGAGTGCCGCTTCCTTCCCGGGAATCCACCAGGATTTGACCGTGCATGCGTTCAACCAGCTGGCGGCACAGTGTCAGGCCAAGGCCAGTGCCGCCATAGAGTCGTGTGGTATCTGCATCCGCCTGAGAAAAGGGGGAAAAAATACGGTGTAATCCCTCGTTGGACATGCCAATACCGGTGTCGATGACGTCAATGCGCAAACTGCCGCCCGAATAAGTGGTCTTAATGCGCACCGAGCCCCCTTCGGTAAATTTGATTGCGTTACTTAGCAGGTTGTTAAGGATCTGCCTTGTCCGGGTGGGGTCACCCAGGAAGCTTTCCGGAAGGGTGGGGTCGATCTCGTTTACCAGATCAATGTGTTTCCTTCGAGCCTGCTGGGCGTGCAGGGTGGTGCAGTCTTCAATCAGGTCTCGGATGCTGAAAGGTATGTTTTCCAGGCTGAGCTTACCGGCCTCAACCTTGGAAATGTCGAGGATGTCATTCAGCAAAGAAAGCAGGCTTTCACAGGCATTCAGGGCAATTTCCAGGCGGTTGCGTTGTCCGGTATCCAGATTGCCTTCAAGTGCAAGGCCCAGCATGCCGAGCACGCCATTGAGCGGTGTCCGGATTTCATGGCTCATACTGGCGAGGAAATTGGCCCGGCCCCTGGCTCGACGAACTGCATCCTCTTTGGCTTTTACCAGTGCCCGGTTGCCGCGCTGAAGGGCGTCGCTCTTTTCCGAGATCTGGCGGGTACGGTCTTCAACTTCCCGCTCCAGCTGGCTGGAGTAATTCTTCATCGCGCTTTCGGCGGTTCGGAGTTGGGCAAGGGTGGCATCCATGGTCTGGAGGTGCTGATTTATTATCCCTACCATGGCTCCGATTTCGTCTTCCTGATGGTTGGCAGGAACCGGCAATCGGACCTTTTCCGGTGTGCTGGGCTTAACCTGGCTCAGGGCACTAATCACATTCAACATCGGCCTGGTAAGCACCATGAAAAAGAGGCCCAGCAAGGCTACCGATAAAATAAGGCTCTTGAGCAGGCCGCTGATCAGTGTGTAGCTCGCGCGTTCAAGGAACTGAAGGCCGTAGTGATAGGTGTCTATGGTGATAATCAGCTGACCCAGGGGCAGGTCTTCAAGCTGGGGTACCCGGAGTTCCTGGCTGAAGACCCGGCTTGAGCCGAACATCAGATCGCTGGCCCATCGATACGGTGAAACCGGGCTGCTTTGGCTGGCCGCGGCCATAGTCTGCCCTTCACTGTCAGTTATTCTGACATCAATGGTCGCCGGATGGCGAAGCAGGCCGTCAAGCAGCTCCTCGGCGAGCCGGACATCAATGTTGTAGGCAATCTGGGAGGCAGGGCTGACACTAATGTCGATCAATGCCCGGACTTCTGCCGCCATGGCATCCCGGGCATTGAAATAATCCAGAGTGATCTGCGCGATGTTGAGGATCAGACCCAGCGCCATGGCGACCAATACCGTATCTCGGGTGAGCCGGTAGGAAAGCCGCTGTCTGAAGCCTTTGATCACGAGTAGTTGCTGCCCTTAGTCGTCGTAGTCTGCCTTTTTCTTCCATTCATCGTCATGAAGGAAGGTATCCCATTCCCGATCGAGCTTGGATTGTGACTCGGAAATGGCGGTATCTTTGCCTTCAGAACTTATGGCTTCCAGCTCCTTGATGCGGGTGCGGAAGCTTTTGACCGCTTTCATTGCCAGTGGGTTTTCACGGGATTTGCCCATTTCGGTGCTGGCCAGGTGGTAGGCATGTATAGCCTTACGGATCTGATTCTGTTTGACATAATCCCGAGCCTGGAAAACATGCAGGTCGGCGTGCGTCTTGTGAACCAGAAACAGGACATACTTGAGGTTCTTCTTGGCGGTTGAAGTATCAACGCGCCCGCTCTTGTGCATCGCCTCAATCATCTTGAATAAGTTCTGTAGAAGCTCCTTAACATGGGCGGACTTCTCCGGAGAATCGATCTTGACGGGTGTTCGGGGGTCCCGCTTTTCGACGATCTCGTTCTTGAGGTGCTGGGCGGACTCTTGCCATTTTTTTACAGGCAGATCCGATTTCAGCCTCGTAAGTTCAGCGCAGGCATCCTCCATGCGTTTGATCAGCAGGAGTTTCAGATCAGCACTCAGATATTGCCCCGGAATCTCCGAAAGTAGGCTATGGGCTCTCTTGTAGGCGTCTTCCTGAGCGGTAATCTTACGAACACGCTCGATACGGGCGCGTTCGCGCATCTGACTAAGAACGATGATGACGATCGAGACGGTAACGACGGCCGCCAGCAAAAGGACAATCGTAGTGGTATCCATGTTGTCAGTATTGACTCCGGCTTCGGGCTCAAATGGAGGCTGGTGGGTGAAACCGGCCTCAAAATACCGATACTTTTCAGTAAGTGACAGAAAGAGTAGCAGAGATGGGGCATTGAAACCGTTTAGAAATGTGAAAGATCGAAGGGCTTTTATTTAGATTATGAATGCAGTATGTCGATAATATTGTCGTTATGAATGACGGTTGATAAGGTTAAGTGGCAATAAAGAATGTTTTTCGCGTAAAGCCCGGAGTAACTCATGGACATTTCCCGCGTTGATCTTAATCTGCTTGTCTATCTGGACGTATTGTTGCGGGAACGCAATGTCACCAAGGCGGCCAATCACCTGGGCATAACCCAACCGGCCATGAGCAACGGCCTGAGAAGGCTGCGTGATCTGTTCAGTGATCCTTTGCTGGTCAGAACCAGTGAGGGTATGACTGCTACAGAGCGGGCAAGAGAGTTGCAGCCGCTGGTGAGAGGAATCCTGTCCGATAT of Marinobacter sediminum contains these proteins:
- a CDS encoding pyridoxal phosphate-dependent aminotransferase → MQNYYKSAKLDNVCYEIRGVVLREARRLEEEGHRVLKLNIGNPAAFELDVPEEIQQDVIYNMHQAQGYVESKGLFSARKAVMHYCQQRGIDKVDIDDIFLGNGVSELIVMTMQAMLNTGDEVLIPAPDYPLWTAAVTLSSGKPVHYRCDEQQDWFPDIDDIRKKITRRTRAIVLINPNNPTGAVYSTELLEQVIELARQHNLIVLSDEIYDKILYDGTTHVSTASLADDVLFFTYNGLSKNYRAAGYRSGWMIISGAKHRATDLMEGIEMLSNMRLCANVPAQLAIQTALGGYQSINDLVAPGGRLFEQRETAWRMLNDIPGVSCVKPQGALYLFPKLDPKKFPIANDEKLVLDLLIQEKILLVQGSAFNIDDKQHLRVVFLPREDTLEDAMSRLGHFLGNYQQ
- a CDS encoding glutathione peroxidase — protein: MCKIQNTEKWRAAVSEQSIYDFTVSDIKGNEKSMADYQGKVLLIVNTASKCGFTPQLEGLQGLHAELGDRGLEVLGFPCNQFMNQDPGNNDSISEFCSLNYGVDFPMFSKIEVNGDGAHPLFQFLKKEAKGVMGSEKVKWNFTKFLIGRDGKVIRRYPPTAKPQDIRKDIENLL
- a CDS encoding MarR family winged helix-turn-helix transcriptional regulator, encoding MDASNDLLALDNQICFALYAASREITARYRPLLADLELTYPQYLVMLVLWEQELAGNVTRVSSLGKRLRLDSGTLTPLLKRLADRGLVLRQRSTEDERVVTLSLTESGRALRAKAEAVPGRLLCGLRIAPERLLALRKELKAVLMALEEEGEPSG
- a CDS encoding hybrid sensor histidine kinase/response regulator; its protein translation is MIKGFRQRLSYRLTRDTVLVAMALGLILNIAQITLDYFNARDAMAAEVRALIDISVSPASQIAYNIDVRLAEELLDGLLRHPATIDVRITDSEGQTMAAASQSSPVSPYRWASDLMFGSSRVFSQELRVPQLEDLPLGQLIITIDTYHYGLQFLERASYTLISGLLKSLILSVALLGLFFMVLTRPMLNVISALSQVKPSTPEKVRLPVPANHQEDEIGAMVGIINQHLQTMDATLAQLRTAESAMKNYSSQLEREVEDRTRQISEKSDALQRGNRALVKAKEDAVRRARGRANFLASMSHEIRTPLNGVLGMLGLALEGNLDTGQRNRLEIALNACESLLSLLNDILDISKVEAGKLSLENIPFSIRDLIEDCTTLHAQQARRKHIDLVNEIDPTLPESFLGDPTRTRQILNNLLSNAIKFTEGGSVRIKTTYSGGSLRIDVIDTGIGMSNEGLHRIFSPFSQADADTTRLYGGTGLGLTLCRQLVERMHGQILVDSREGSGTHFTVTLPLPLHDDSGSQGLPDFAARLRDTGVAMSIPPNNPHRLAIESQLRAWDIPVRGASRYPEGILVVAATAEDHEAIAFANAWTGQGVILADRTGTVSPGKPGQQVLSLPLRRSELHRCLCLAAGITPKEPKDREAQKTTKELPSRSLNILLVEDNQVNQLVASSLLKKLGHQVDHAENGQRALEALKIKGYDLVLMDCQMPVMDGYEATRKIRENKDWQDLPVIAVTANVMQGDREDCIASGMNDYITKPYNREELKSAINRWAPLLPPKP